A single region of the Acidobacteriota bacterium genome encodes:
- a CDS encoding acyl carrier protein, whose translation MDDLKRVIRDYVVKEYLEEGDDREVTDATPLITGGIVDSFSMVSLKRFLEKKYAIQIPDAQATPDAFDTVDRIAELVVRIRSTAFPA comes from the coding sequence ATGGACGACCTCAAGCGGGTCATCAGGGACTACGTGGTGAAGGAGTACCTCGAGGAGGGCGACGACCGCGAGGTGACCGACGCGACGCCGCTCATCACCGGCGGCATCGTCGACTCGTTCTCGATGGTGTCGCTCAAGCGGTTCCTCGAGAAGAAGTACGCGATTCAGATTCCCGACGCGCAGGCGACGCCCGACGCGTTCGACACGGTCGACCGGATCGCGGAGCTCGTCGTCCGGATTCGATCGACCGCGTTCCCGGCGTAG
- the acsA gene encoding acetate--CoA ligase: MSTPTLDGFPTYEQRTAGFGWHLAERELDWAPGAPLNIGWHCSDRICARGLAREPALIWEDHEAHRRVYTFDDLRQLSNTVARFLVDLGAEPGERVCLFLDRVPELYIGFLGILKMGGIAQPLFSAFGEESLWTRLDAAGTAVVLTQKKHLPKVRRIRDRLPALRHVVVVDGAGAALRTGEVAFSLDAAPRVEAFDCYPSHAETPSVLHYTSGTTGRPKGAQHVHQSIVSQYLTTKWVLDLRPGDVYWCNADPGWVTGTSYGIIGPWANGVTQVVLDAGFSAARWYGFIERLRVTVWYSAPTAIRLLMREGTPLARSFDLSSLRHLCSVGEPLNPEAVHWSKDAFGLPFHDTFWQTETGCIVITNFPGMPIKAGSMGRPFPGIVAGLLDPRTHEEIVEAGRVGLIALRPGWPSMMRGYWNNPEGYAAKFTNGWYVCGDRATRDADGYYWFVGRDDDVINTGGHLVGPFEVESALLEHPAVAESAAVATPDPVNMEVVKAFITLKPGVEPSDDLELDIMNTVRRKLSPLAMPQAIEFVPSLPRTRSGKIVRRVLRAKEFGEPVGDLSTLMDDE; encoded by the coding sequence ATGAGCACCCCGACGCTCGATGGCTTCCCGACCTACGAGCAACGAACCGCCGGCTTCGGCTGGCACCTGGCCGAGCGCGAGCTCGACTGGGCCCCCGGCGCGCCGCTCAACATCGGCTGGCACTGCAGCGATCGGATCTGCGCGCGCGGGCTCGCGCGCGAGCCCGCGCTGATCTGGGAGGACCACGAGGCGCACCGCCGCGTCTACACCTTCGACGACCTGCGCCAGCTCTCGAACACCGTGGCGCGGTTCCTCGTGGACCTCGGGGCCGAACCCGGCGAGCGCGTCTGTCTCTTCCTCGACCGCGTGCCCGAGCTCTACATCGGCTTCCTCGGCATCCTGAAGATGGGCGGCATCGCGCAGCCGCTCTTCTCGGCCTTCGGCGAGGAATCGCTCTGGACGCGGCTCGACGCGGCGGGAACGGCCGTCGTGCTCACGCAGAAGAAGCACCTGCCGAAAGTCAGGCGGATTCGCGACCGGCTCCCGGCGCTGCGCCATGTGGTGGTCGTCGACGGCGCCGGCGCCGCGCTCCGGACGGGCGAGGTCGCCTTCTCGCTCGACGCCGCGCCGCGCGTCGAGGCGTTCGACTGCTACCCGTCGCACGCCGAGACGCCCTCGGTGCTGCACTACACGTCGGGCACGACCGGACGTCCGAAAGGCGCGCAGCACGTGCATCAGTCGATCGTCTCGCAGTACCTGACCACGAAGTGGGTGCTCGACCTTCGCCCCGGCGACGTCTACTGGTGCAACGCCGACCCCGGCTGGGTCACCGGGACGTCGTACGGGATCATCGGGCCCTGGGCGAACGGCGTCACGCAGGTCGTGCTCGACGCCGGCTTCAGCGCGGCACGCTGGTACGGGTTCATCGAGCGCCTGCGCGTGACGGTGTGGTACTCCGCGCCGACGGCCATCAGGCTGCTGATGCGCGAGGGCACCCCGCTTGCGCGCTCGTTCGACCTCTCGTCGCTCCGACACCTCTGCAGCGTCGGCGAACCGCTCAACCCCGAGGCGGTGCACTGGTCGAAGGACGCCTTCGGCCTCCCGTTCCACGATACCTTCTGGCAGACGGAGACCGGCTGCATCGTCATCACCAACTTCCCCGGGATGCCGATCAAGGCCGGGTCGATGGGCCGGCCGTTTCCGGGCATCGTCGCGGGCCTGCTCGACCCGCGCACGCACGAGGAGATCGTCGAAGCCGGACGCGTCGGCCTCATCGCGCTTCGGCCCGGATGGCCGTCGATGATGCGCGGCTACTGGAACAACCCCGAGGGCTACGCGGCCAAGTTCACCAACGGGTGGTACGTCTGCGGCGATCGCGCGACGCGCGACGCCGACGGCTACTACTGGTTCGTCGGGCGCGACGACGACGTCATCAACACCGGGGGCCATCTGGTGGGGCCCTTCGAGGTCGAGTCGGCGCTGCTCGAGCATCCCGCCGTCGCCGAGTCGGCGGCCGTGGCGACGCCCGACCCGGTGAACATGGAGGTCGTCAAGGCGTTCATCACCCTGAAGCCCGGCGTCGAGCCGAGCGACGACCTCGAGCTCGACATCATGAACACCGTGCGGCGCAAGCTCTCGCCGCTCGCCATGCCGCAGGCCATCGAGTTCGTGCCCTCGCTGCCGCGCACGCGCAGCGGCAAGATCGTGCGCCGCGTGCTGCGCGCGAAGGAGTTCGGCGAGCCGGTGGGCGATCTCTCGACGCTGATGGACGACGAGTGA
- a CDS encoding holo-ACP synthase, with protein sequence MIVGLGVDLFDVPRLEAEVRAADAGWLRAIFTPGEIAACRRHRRPCVGYALRFAAKEALVKALGIAAAGGVGLPWRHVHVRLGRAGRHGVVLRGPVKALAAQRGVGRILLSVTHARGLAAAFVVLESTP encoded by the coding sequence ATGATCGTCGGTCTCGGTGTCGACCTCTTCGACGTGCCGCGTCTCGAGGCCGAGGTGCGCGCGGCCGACGCGGGCTGGCTCCGTGCGATCTTCACGCCCGGCGAGATCGCCGCCTGCCGCCGCCACCGCCGGCCCTGCGTTGGCTACGCGCTCCGGTTCGCCGCGAAAGAGGCGCTCGTCAAGGCCCTCGGCATCGCCGCCGCCGGGGGCGTCGGCCTGCCGTGGCGTCACGTCCACGTGCGTCTCGGCCGCGCCGGGCGTCACGGCGTCGTCCTCCGCGGGCCCGTGAAGGCGCTCGCCGCGCAACGCGGCGTCGGGCGCATCCTCCTCTCCGTCACCCATGCGCGCGGTCTGGCCGCGGCCTTCGTCGTCCTGGAGTCGACACCATGA
- a CDS encoding hemerythrin domain-containing protein, with translation MKAIDVLGREHQLLVGMMEALEGAAARLAAGGEFPPALLADLVAAFQFHVDENHVIKEEHVLFPALEAHGVERSTAVVAALVAQHETGRVFRRDLAALCARLVDGDQEARRALPALAREYTALLREHIRIEDEYFYSLADGTISPEADDRLMTLFDKVDVVSSAGERVEQTRRVVARCRQALGI, from the coding sequence ATGAAGGCGATCGACGTCCTGGGGCGCGAGCACCAGCTGCTCGTCGGGATGATGGAAGCGCTCGAGGGCGCGGCGGCGCGCCTGGCCGCCGGCGGCGAGTTCCCTCCGGCGCTGCTGGCCGACCTCGTGGCGGCCTTCCAGTTTCACGTCGACGAAAACCACGTCATCAAGGAGGAGCACGTCCTGTTTCCGGCGCTCGAGGCGCACGGCGTCGAGCGCAGCACGGCGGTCGTGGCCGCGCTGGTGGCGCAGCACGAGACCGGACGCGTGTTCCGGCGGGATCTCGCCGCGCTCTGCGCGCGGCTGGTCGATGGCGACCAAGAGGCCCGCCGGGCGCTCCCCGCGCTCGCACGCGAGTACACCGCGCTCTTGCGCGAACACATCCGCATCGAGGACGAGTACTTCTACTCGCTGGCCGACGGGACGATCTCGCCCGAGGCCGACGATCGCCTGATGACGCTCTTCGACAAGGTCGACGTGGTCTCGAGTGCCGGCGAGCGCGTCGAGCAGACGCGCCGCGTCGTCGCCCGGTGCCGCCAGGCGCTGGGGATCTGA
- a CDS encoding GGDEF domain-containing protein, whose amino-acid sequence MTRPRPPGLWRLVLVGLGVNLAAIVTGLLNVHFDWNGIAVPVGQLVIDLTVYPPIVISVLSVVWVGPTWGLVPAYLANLASAIYGGVPLGMSVLFAGAGALETAILWGSMVVLGISPDLRRSRDVVAFVAVGFIAATLSSLAVLIWNTSLGLDFLEGQRVWRGWVVGDVLLLVVVVAPLLRWAGPAVRAWVDRQFAEPPRHEASFTHAAIFAWSVFVLMGVLVLVGTQMLQRSLDIPHEARTTSGELLLPRLHEIEQFFALLVVGLIVTTGAFSTALARLSERERRDARHDSLTGCYNRRAYYELFRREADRCRRLGQPLSLIFLDLDHFKTVNDRFGHDVGDAVLRGVAGRVQAVMRETDLFFRWGGEEFLVLLSHTPPVEARALAERIQAAVGGTPFTTRPSGPPLDITVSLGIAGARDTDEDADALVARADAACYRAKNLGRNRIEVG is encoded by the coding sequence GTGACGCGACCCCGCCCCCCGGGTCTCTGGCGGCTCGTCCTCGTCGGCCTCGGCGTCAACCTGGCTGCCATTGTCACCGGGCTCCTCAACGTCCACTTCGACTGGAACGGCATCGCGGTGCCCGTCGGGCAGTTGGTCATCGACCTCACTGTCTACCCTCCCATCGTCATCAGCGTGCTGTCGGTCGTCTGGGTCGGCCCGACCTGGGGCCTCGTCCCGGCCTATCTGGCCAACCTCGCGAGCGCCATCTACGGCGGCGTGCCCCTCGGCATGAGCGTGCTGTTCGCCGGCGCCGGCGCGCTCGAGACCGCCATCCTGTGGGGCTCGATGGTCGTGCTCGGCATCTCGCCCGACCTCCGCCGGTCGCGCGACGTCGTGGCCTTCGTCGCCGTCGGGTTCATCGCCGCGACGCTGTCGTCGCTCGCGGTCCTCATCTGGAACACGTCGCTCGGCCTCGACTTCCTCGAGGGGCAGCGCGTCTGGCGGGGCTGGGTCGTCGGTGACGTCCTGCTCCTGGTGGTCGTCGTCGCGCCGCTGCTGCGCTGGGCCGGTCCGGCCGTGCGCGCCTGGGTCGACCGCCAGTTCGCCGAGCCGCCCCGCCACGAGGCGAGCTTCACGCACGCGGCCATCTTCGCGTGGTCGGTGTTCGTCCTGATGGGCGTGCTGGTGCTCGTCGGCACGCAGATGCTGCAGCGGTCGCTCGACATTCCGCACGAGGCCCGGACGACGAGCGGCGAGCTGCTCCTCCCGCGGCTGCACGAGATCGAGCAGTTCTTCGCCCTGCTCGTCGTCGGCCTCATCGTGACGACGGGCGCCTTCTCGACCGCGCTCGCGCGGCTCAGCGAACGCGAGCGGCGCGACGCGCGGCACGACAGCCTGACCGGCTGCTACAACCGGCGGGCCTACTACGAGCTGTTCCGGCGCGAGGCCGACCGGTGCCGCCGCCTCGGCCAGCCGCTCTCGCTGATCTTCCTCGACCTCGATCACTTCAAGACCGTCAACGACCGGTTCGGCCACGACGTCGGCGACGCCGTGCTGCGGGGCGTCGCGGGCCGCGTGCAGGCCGTGATGCGCGAGACCGATCTGTTCTTCCGCTGGGGTGGCGAGGAGTTCCTCGTCCTGCTCTCGCACACCCCGCCGGTTGAAGCGCGGGCGCTCGCCGAGCGCATCCAGGCGGCGGTCGGGGGCACGCCGTTCACGACGCGCCCGTCGGGTCCGCCGCTCGACATCACCGTGAGCCTCGGCATCGCCGGGGCCCGGGACACCGACGAGGACGCCGACGCGCTCGTGGCCCGGGCCGACGCCGCGTGCTACCGCGCGAAGAACCTCGGGCGCAACCGCATCGAAGTGGGCTGA
- a CDS encoding M24 family metallopeptidase, whose amino-acid sequence MRVPMSWLAGVLFVAGVIFVPASAQQAPTIKDAAKERRARFAARISEGIAIIQSVDRGQPNIYEFFVPETEQHDFLYLTGMVKPQLPGSVLVLNPRGETHKEVLYTADDVETVKRETGIEHVFPYEKFLEDLSSAITDFRNLRITQLRFKPVASDISRGWGDGKKVVYFNYPRFTNLNEPSNPRMGLVTRLQEASPEIEMRDAADILDRLRMIQDAYSLAQLRRAIEITGKGLMEAMRMARPGLTTKEVMEYADFIYRLNGARLGFPTGVLAGQQRAEVHATAREEMEAREGSILIRPGDIVWFDTGAEYNRHSADIQRQVPADGTFTPAQRAFYEIVLDVQKTVISRVRPGATWWELHDLAMKMLADAGGYDKTYTYGIGHFIGMEVHDHGDYVGPLQPGMVITIEQGAVTPDGLRIAFEDDVLVTETGHEWLTRFIPIEADEIEKLKTEPPLFDLGRLLVRPGEGGR is encoded by the coding sequence ATGCGTGTGCCGATGTCGTGGCTGGCAGGGGTGCTCTTCGTGGCGGGCGTGATCTTCGTACCCGCGTCGGCCCAGCAGGCGCCGACCATCAAGGACGCCGCCAAGGAGCGCCGCGCCCGGTTTGCCGCGCGGATCTCCGAGGGCATCGCCATCATCCAGAGTGTCGACCGGGGCCAGCCGAACATCTACGAGTTCTTCGTCCCCGAGACCGAGCAGCACGACTTCCTCTACCTGACGGGCATGGTGAAGCCGCAGCTGCCGGGCTCGGTGCTCGTGCTGAACCCGCGCGGCGAGACCCACAAGGAAGTGCTCTACACGGCCGACGACGTCGAGACGGTGAAGCGGGAGACCGGCATCGAGCACGTGTTCCCCTACGAGAAGTTCCTCGAGGATCTCTCGAGCGCCATCACCGACTTCCGCAACCTGCGCATCACGCAGCTGCGCTTCAAGCCGGTGGCCTCCGACATCAGCCGCGGCTGGGGTGACGGGAAGAAGGTCGTCTACTTCAACTACCCGCGCTTCACCAACCTCAACGAGCCGTCGAACCCGCGCATGGGCCTCGTGACGCGCCTGCAGGAAGCGTCACCCGAGATCGAGATGCGCGATGCGGCCGACATCCTCGACCGGCTGCGGATGATCCAGGACGCCTACAGCCTCGCGCAGCTCCGGCGCGCGATCGAGATCACCGGCAAGGGCCTGATGGAGGCCATGCGGATGGCGCGGCCGGGCCTCACGACCAAGGAGGTGATGGAGTACGCCGACTTCATCTACCGGCTGAACGGCGCGCGCCTCGGCTTCCCGACGGGCGTGCTCGCCGGGCAGCAGCGCGCGGAGGTGCACGCGACGGCGCGCGAGGAGATGGAGGCCCGCGAGGGCTCGATCCTCATCCGGCCGGGCGACATCGTCTGGTTCGACACGGGCGCCGAGTACAACCGGCACTCGGCCGACATCCAGCGCCAGGTGCCCGCCGACGGCACCTTCACGCCCGCGCAGCGGGCCTTCTACGAGATCGTGCTCGACGTGCAGAAGACCGTCATCTCGCGGGTGCGCCCCGGCGCCACGTGGTGGGAGCTGCACGACCTCGCGATGAAGATGCTGGCCGACGCGGGTGGCTACGACAAGACCTACACCTACGGCATCGGCCACTTCATCGGCATGGAGGTGCACGATCACGGCGACTACGTGGGGCCGCTCCAGCCGGGCATGGTGATCACGATCGAGCAGGGCGCGGTGACCCCCGACGGCCTGCGCATCGCCTTCGAGGACGACGTGCTCGTGACCGAGACCGGCCACGAGTGGCTGACGCGGTTCATTCCGATCGAGGCCGACGAGATCGAGAAGCTGAAGACCGAACCGCCGCTCTTCGACCTCGGCCGGCTGCTGGTCCGGCCCGGCGAAGGCGGCCGGTAG
- a CDS encoding alpha-hydroxy-acid oxidizing protein — MTAPRTFGELWQRGLARIREMGREADLVLDAETQASHRLNRAYLDRLAFEMRVLGAVVADTRTTLFGVDLAAPVIGAPLGFGRLLGQLAAHGPQYGTGYLEPIAEGLKAAGSLMGLGVSTSEQVQSVVAVGAPTYVIVKPYRERERILYKMRDAEARGAVAVGIDVDAYFGVRTRYEPVGEPYVAPIAPADLRAIREQTRLPFIVKGVLSVRDALVARDVGASAVVVCHHGGEIIDYAVPPVKLLPDIARALDGSGVTVIAGSGLHTGTDVLKALARGADAVMLGTALMVGLAADGADGVRDLVVALVDELRRNMSITGCASVREIDPSIVHEL, encoded by the coding sequence ATGACGGCTCCGCGAACCTTCGGCGAGCTCTGGCAGCGCGGCCTGGCGCGCATTCGCGAGATGGGGCGCGAGGCCGACCTGGTGCTCGACGCCGAGACGCAGGCGTCGCACCGGCTGAATCGCGCGTATCTCGACCGGCTCGCCTTCGAGATGCGCGTGCTCGGTGCGGTGGTGGCCGACACGCGTACGACGCTGTTCGGCGTCGACCTCGCCGCGCCGGTCATCGGCGCGCCGCTCGGCTTCGGTCGGCTGCTCGGGCAGCTCGCCGCGCACGGGCCGCAGTACGGCACGGGCTACCTCGAGCCGATCGCCGAGGGGCTCAAGGCCGCCGGCAGCCTCATGGGGCTCGGCGTCTCGACCTCCGAACAGGTGCAGTCCGTCGTCGCCGTCGGCGCGCCGACCTACGTGATCGTGAAGCCCTATCGCGAGCGCGAGCGGATCCTCTACAAGATGCGCGACGCCGAGGCGCGCGGCGCGGTGGCCGTCGGCATCGACGTCGACGCCTACTTCGGGGTGCGCACGCGCTACGAGCCGGTGGGCGAACCCTACGTCGCGCCCATCGCGCCGGCCGACCTGCGCGCCATCCGCGAGCAGACGCGACTGCCGTTCATCGTGAAGGGCGTGCTGTCGGTGCGCGACGCGCTCGTGGCGCGCGACGTCGGCGCGTCGGCCGTGGTCGTGTGCCATCACGGCGGCGAGATCATCGACTACGCGGTGCCGCCCGTGAAGCTGCTGCCCGACATCGCCCGGGCGCTCGATGGGTCGGGCGTGACCGTGATTGCCGGCAGCGGGCTGCACACCGGCACCGACGTGCTGAAGGCGCTCGCGCGCGGCGCCGACGCGGTGATGCTGGGCACGGCGCTGATGGTGGGGCTCGCCGCCGACGGGGCCGACGGCGTGCGCGATCTCGTCGTCGCCCTCGTCGACGAGCTCCGACGGAACATGTCGATCACGGGATGCGCCTCCGTGCGGGAGATCGACCCGTCCATCGTCCACGAATTGTAG
- a CDS encoding ABC transporter substrate-binding protein: MFPQLGAVLALTGPEAPYARQLWHALALAVHDVPWPLAFRIEDDHATPARAREAAARLADNPRVVAAIGPMNSWTCEEAAAVFAEAGLPHITPSASNVALARRGWPTFFRACPNDTVQARALADVAARLAGATSVAAVDDLSNFAAPLGAEFLASCQTLGLASYGQHGVDHGSPGTTLALEALGRTLAEFQPDVVLIAGLEDACRASALTLRAHGVRGTFVGTDGIKPTRALWVDGHPAVWLTNSGTDAAERAPAFHDRMLARAGTHASIYTVETYDAALLLATLVAEGADTREAMAAALGSGRRFDGLSGNLAFDARGERLFADIGVYRDEGLGPRFVGTAASLVAA, from the coding sequence ATGTTCCCGCAGCTGGGCGCCGTGCTCGCCCTCACCGGTCCGGAAGCGCCCTACGCGCGACAACTCTGGCACGCGCTCGCGCTCGCCGTCCACGACGTGCCGTGGCCGCTCGCTTTCCGGATCGAGGACGACCACGCCACGCCCGCGCGGGCCCGCGAGGCCGCCGCCCGCCTCGCCGACAACCCGCGCGTGGTCGCGGCCATCGGGCCGATGAACTCGTGGACGTGCGAGGAGGCCGCGGCCGTCTTCGCCGAGGCCGGGCTGCCGCACATCACGCCGTCGGCCTCGAACGTGGCGCTCGCCCGCCGCGGCTGGCCGACCTTCTTCCGCGCGTGCCCGAACGACACCGTCCAGGCGCGCGCGCTCGCCGACGTCGCGGCGCGGCTCGCCGGCGCCACGTCGGTCGCGGCGGTCGACGACCTGTCGAACTTCGCGGCCCCGCTCGGCGCGGAGTTCCTCGCGAGCTGTCAGACGCTCGGACTCGCCTCGTACGGCCAGCACGGCGTCGACCACGGCTCGCCCGGCACGACGCTCGCGCTCGAGGCGCTCGGCCGGACCCTCGCCGAGTTCCAGCCCGACGTCGTGCTCATCGCGGGCCTCGAGGACGCCTGCCGCGCGAGCGCGCTCACGCTGCGGGCGCACGGGGTCCGCGGGACGTTCGTCGGCACCGACGGCATCAAGCCGACCCGCGCGCTGTGGGTCGACGGTCATCCGGCCGTCTGGCTCACCAACAGCGGCACCGACGCCGCCGAGCGCGCGCCCGCCTTCCACGACCGGATGCTCGCGCGGGCGGGCACGCACGCCTCCATCTACACCGTCGAGACCTACGACGCGGCGCTGCTCCTCGCCACGCTCGTCGCGGAGGGGGCCGACACGCGCGAGGCGATGGCCGCGGCGCTCGGGTCGGGCCGGCGCTTCGACGGCCTCTCGGGCAACCTGGCGTTCGACGCGCGCGGCGAACGGCTCTTTGCCGACATCGGCGTGTACCGCGACGAGGGGCTCGGACCGCGGTTCGTGGGCACCGCCGCCAGCCTGGTGGCCGCATGA
- a CDS encoding glucose 1-dehydrogenase: MTAPPLAERVVLVTGAAQGIGRAIALAAARGGADVGVVDLNGAGADATANDVRALGRAAAAFAGDITSAESRIAALAALRRAIGQPDVLVNNAGVQIIGDPLAYDAASVDRTLAVNLVAPFALSQLVAQDWVDRGTPGAIVNIASIAGTTQFPLHTLYSVSKGALRTMTAALAFELARFGIRVNAVAPGHIDTPLLLVSKDPVALAARIRLVPLGRLGTPDDIARAVVFLASSRASYITGQTLTVDGGYTLS, from the coding sequence ATGACGGCCCCACCGCTCGCGGAACGCGTCGTGCTCGTGACCGGGGCCGCGCAGGGCATCGGCCGGGCCATCGCGCTCGCGGCCGCGCGCGGGGGCGCCGACGTGGGCGTCGTCGACCTCAACGGCGCGGGCGCCGACGCCACCGCCAACGACGTCCGCGCCCTCGGCCGCGCCGCGGCAGCCTTCGCCGGCGACATCACCAGCGCGGAGTCGCGGATCGCGGCGCTCGCCGCCCTCCGGCGCGCGATCGGCCAGCCCGACGTCCTCGTCAACAACGCCGGCGTCCAGATCATCGGCGATCCGCTCGCCTACGACGCGGCGTCGGTCGATCGCACCCTCGCCGTGAACCTCGTCGCGCCGTTCGCGCTCTCGCAGCTCGTCGCGCAGGACTGGGTCGACCGCGGAACGCCCGGCGCCATCGTCAACATCGCCTCGATCGCCGGCACGACGCAGTTCCCGCTCCACACGCTCTACTCGGTGTCGAAGGGCGCGCTGCGGACCATGACGGCGGCGCTCGCCTTCGAGCTGGCACGGTTCGGCATCCGGGTGAACGCGGTGGCGCCGGGCCACATCGACACGCCGCTCCTGCTCGTGTCGAAGGACCCCGTCGCGCTCGCCGCGCGGATCCGGCTCGTCCCGCTCGGCCGTCTCGGCACGCCCGACGACATCGCCCGCGCCGTCGTGTTCCTGGCGTCGAGCCGCGCGTCGTACATCACCGGCCAGACGCTCACCGTCGACGGGGGGTACACGCTGTCATGA
- a CDS encoding SDR family oxidoreductase, with protein sequence MTLTPSRPVALVTGGARGIGRAIVRRLREHGARVAVFDRDAVDGPDEDAVAWWRVDVTDRAAVAHAVADLVGRFGPVSTLVNNAGVLDARPAAEVTPEAWQRVMRVNLEAVFFVTQALVPHLADEASVVNIASTSAFLVGRDQAVYEASKAGVVMLTRSLAVELAPRVRVNAVAPGLVDTPMTRELFGTTERFDARVAEKVPLGRAAQPGDIADAVAFLASDDAAYVTGETLVVDGGWMLP encoded by the coding sequence ATGACCCTCACGCCCTCGCGCCCGGTCGCCCTCGTCACCGGGGGAGCGCGCGGCATCGGCCGCGCGATCGTCCGCCGCCTGCGCGAGCACGGGGCGCGCGTCGCCGTGTTCGACCGCGATGCCGTGGACGGACCGGACGAAGACGCCGTCGCCTGGTGGAGAGTCGACGTCACCGACCGGGCGGCCGTGGCGCACGCCGTGGCCGACCTCGTCGGCCGCTTCGGCCCCGTCTCGACGCTGGTCAACAACGCGGGGGTGCTCGACGCGCGGCCGGCCGCCGAGGTCACCCCCGAGGCCTGGCAGCGCGTGATGCGCGTCAACCTCGAGGCCGTCTTCTTCGTGACCCAGGCCCTCGTCCCGCACCTCGCCGACGAGGCGAGCGTGGTCAACATCGCCAGCACGTCGGCGTTCCTCGTAGGCCGCGACCAGGCGGTCTACGAAGCGTCGAAGGCCGGCGTCGTGATGCTCACGCGATCGCTCGCCGTGGAACTCGCGCCGCGGGTCCGCGTGAACGCCGTCGCGCCCGGCCTCGTCGACACGCCGATGACGCGGGAGCTCTTCGGCACCACGGAACGCTTCGACGCGCGCGTGGCCGAGAAGGTACCACTGGGTCGCGCCGCGCAGCCGGGCGACATCGCCGACGCCGTGGCCTTCCTCGCCAGTGACGACGCCGCCTACGTGACGGGCGAGACGCTCGTGGTCGACGGCGGGTGGATGTTGCCGTAA